Below is a genomic region from Hylemonella gracilis.
TGAAAGCCCAGTCCTTCCACCAGCAGGCCGATGAGGATCACCATGGTCAGGCCCGCGAACACCTTGTCGGTGTAGAGCTCGTTGCGGTTCTGGAAGATGTACCAGCCCAGGCCACCCTTGCCCGAGGACGCGCCAAACACCAGTTCCGCCGCGATCAGGGTGCGCCAGGCGAAGGCCCAGCCGATCTTCAGGCCCGAGAGGATGGCGGGCAAGGCCGCGGGCAGCAGGATCTGCAGCACGTAGCGCAGGCCCAGCCACTGCTGGTGCAGGCCGTAGTTGCGACCCGCCATGCGCAGGGTTTCGGGCACGCTCTGAAACCCTGCATAGGTATTGAGTGCCAGCGGCCAGAGCACGGAATGCACCAGCACGAAGACCAGGCTGCCCTGCCCCAGGCCGAACCACAGCAGGGCCAGCGGCAGCAGGGCGATGGCGGGCAAGGGGTTGAACATCGACGTCAAGGTGCTCAGCAGGTCGCGCCCGAGGCGCGTGGACACGGCCAGGGTGGTCAGGGCCAGCGCGGCCAGTACGCCGACGGCGTAGCCCTGCAGCAGCACGGCCAGGGAAATGCGCAGCTTCACCAGCAGCTCGCCGCTGGCCAGGCCTTCGCCCAGCGCGCGTGCCGTCTGCAGAAAGGTGGGCAGCAGCAGTTCGTTGTCCTGCCAGCGCGCGATGCCTTCCCATAGCACCGCCAGCA
It encodes:
- a CDS encoding ABC transporter permease — protein: MSMVFASASSPASAPPQPPVRPEYERALEPLTAVAVERDLPWPRRLWEQGWLRKSLILAVLAVLWEGIARWQDNELLLPTFLQTARALGEGLASGELLVKLRISLAVLLQGYAVGVLAALALTTLAVSTRLGRDLLSTLTSMFNPLPAIALLPLALLWFGLGQGSLVFVLVHSVLWPLALNTYAGFQSVPETLRMAGRNYGLHQQWLGLRYVLQILLPAALPAILSGLKIGWAFAWRTLIAAELVFGASSGKGGLGWYIFQNRNELYTDKVFAGLTMVILIGLLVEGLGFQTLERLTVRRWGMQR